Within the Oncorhynchus kisutch isolate 150728-3 linkage group LG13, Okis_V2, whole genome shotgun sequence genome, the region AAGGCTAAAGGGGAAGGGAGACAGATCTGATAAAAGgctaaagggagagggagatggacctAATAAAAGGCtaaaggggaagggagagagagatggaacctgATAAAAGGCtaaaggggaagggagagggagatggacctAATAAAAGGCTAAAGGGGAAGGGAGAGTCAGATGGACCTGATAAAAGGCtaaaggggaagggagagggagatggacctAATAAAAGGCtaaaggggaagggagagggagacggaccTAATAAAAGGCTAAAGGGGAAGGGAGAGTCAGATGGACCTGATAAAAGGCtaaaggggaagggagagggagatggacctAATAAAAGGCtaaaggggaagggagagggagacagatctgATAAAAGgctagggagaagggagaggcagATGGACCTAATAAAAGGCtaaaggggaagggagagggagatggacctAATAAAAGGCtaaaggggaagggagagggagatggacctAATAAAAGGctaagggagaagggagaggcagATGGACCTGATAAAAGgctaaaggggaagggggaggcaGATGGACCTGATAAAAGGCtaaaggggaagggagagggagacagatctgATAAAAGGCtaaaggggaagggagagagagatggacctaATAAAAGgctaagggagagggagagggagacagatctgATAAAAGGctaggggggaagggagagagatggacctGATAAAAGGCtaaaggggaagggagagggagacagatctgATAAAAGGCtaaaggggaagggagagggagacagatctgATAAAAGGctaggggggaagggagagggagttggACCTGAATAAGGGCTGACAGTCTAAAAGAAAACACTAGAAGCCAGTCATGAAAGAAACGTCCTCAGATATAACTACCATTGAGAATAGAAAACAAGCTGAGATCTGAGAAGATCCCCCAGATTTGACATCAAGTCCAGATTTTCTTAAAGGGATAGTGAGGCCAGTGAGACTAACTCTTACTTGGTCTCGAAGTTCCAGATGAGTACGGACTGGTCCAGGGAACAGGTAGCGATGAAGGGCTTACGGATACATATGGACAGACCAGTGATAGACAAGGAGTGGAAGGAATAGGACAGGAACTCAAACTGAGCCTGCTCCCCCTTGCTCATCTCAGCAGAGGACAGGGTGATAATGTAGAGCTGACCCCAGTCTGTACTGGTCACTACAGTCTCCTCTGATGGACTGATGACCAGAGAGACAATCTGCTGCTGCTCTGCCTGGCTGGGCTCGTGGCTGCACTGGTCTGGAGGGATCTGGATGGGACcgtttatttccaaaatgctatGTCCATCAATTTTTCCCATTTGTGTTTCTTCATCAGAAATGCTTGCTTATGGGTaacttcatgtgtgtgtaaagtaTTACTGTTCTCGGAATTTTAATTCCAAGATTTTAGACGTGTATGAATTTTGTTTTTGCTAAACACTATGTAGCCactgtttagctggaatggaatgttggtatcctgtatatttcactgtgatatgtggtcgtctcacctagctatcttaagatgaatgcacttactgtaagtcgctctggataagagcatctgctaaaatgctaaatataatataaatgtattaataaaaaatgtggttatttgttacatttgactgtaTAAAACCTAACAGTACTATGtttttctctgagagtgagatgAATATGTAGCATTTAgcaaaaaacatgattatttgtctctctgaagTGAAACCCTACACCATTATAGATACAACAAAtacattgaacaaccccatgccatgattagatagtgaaaaaacacaTCAATCTCTTTCATcatttctttaaacaataaaagcaaatttaccaacatttctgaaaatgaatATATAGTGTTTTGGAATAAAactcttaaaataaaataaacacacacacacacacaaataatgaGCTTAGTTCTATACAACATATTGCTGGAAAGAGTGATAGAAACGAAGCAAGGTGAAAGCTTTCTTACCCTTATCTTCCTGGTCTTCCTGTAGTTGTCCTTATCGTCGGTTCTctcaaacagacacacagtcccAGGACCGGCCGAGTAGGCAAAGCCTTTGGAGTACGCTGTGATGACTGTAACCCGAGGAAACTGAGAAAGGGACTCTTCATCATTTCCCTTTGCACTGTAAAAAGTATGTTTTTAAATTGAAAACTGTACAACATGGTCATTCTTACAATGTGTTGGTGACATCTGTTTGGAGTTCTTGTGACATGGTGACATGGTGGTCTTGGTGGACACACACATATCCCATCGCAGGTCTCCAGACTCAAACACCATCAGCCTGCCTGCCTCTGTCCCGGCTATCACCCTGTCCTCAGACACCCAGGCATGGGACAACAAgttatgggtctccagcttctgGAAGGTGGACTGCTTCAGAGCCCCCTCTGCATAGCGGAACAGCTTGAAGACCCCATTCCCACTCACACAGATCTGGGTGTTGTCATATGGGTTCAAACTGACCTGGAAACATATAGTTTAAGACAGTGCCATTGAAATATAGCTTGTGTAAGTAAATTAGTATGTGTCTGATCAGCTACAGAGTTGATACTACAACAGAGTAAGGAGCAAGGACCAGTAAGGTTATTTAATGCCTTTTAAATGGAAAAATAACACTGCTATTTTGAATGAACATGCTGATCATTCCACACCACCATTTCATTGCCAAGGACGCTTCCCTGGCCCCACTAAcaagcagtggtgggaaaagtacccaattgtcatacttgagtaaaagtaaagataccttaatagaaaatgaaaaagtgaaagtcaccctgtaaaatactacttgagtaaaagtctaaaagtatttggttttaaatataattaagtatcaaaagtaaatgtaattgctaaaatatacttaagtatcaaaagtaaaagtattaatcatttcaacttccttatattaagtaaaccagacagcaccattttcttgttttttttttatgtacagatagccaggggcacattccaacactcagaaatcatttacaaattaagcatgtgtgtctagtgagtccgccagatcagaagcagtaggtaaaaccaaggatgttctcttgataagtgtgtgaatttgatatttttccagtcctgctaagcattcaaaatgtaacgagtacttttaggtgtcagggaaaatgtatggagtaaaaagtacattattttctttaggaatgtactgaagtaaaaaattgtcaaaaatataaatagtaaagtgaagtacagataccccaaaaaactacttcagtagtactttaaagtatgtttactgaagtactttacaccactgctaacaAGAGAGCAGTCCGACCTCACCTGGTTGACTGGGTTAGCGGCCACAGTGGTCTTCACCATGGCGATGATCTTCTGCTTCTCCCACATCCAATAGAAGAGGATGTAGTCCGGCGCCCCTGATTGGCCGATGAAGTACTTGGAGTCCGTGGAGAACGCCATTGAGACAAACTCATGGACAGGGATGTCCCCTCCGCTCAGCACCTTCCTCTTCCGGCTCTGCTCGTGCTGCAGGTCATACACGGTGATGGTGGCCCTCTTGCCATGCTCCAACACTGCCAGGTAGCGGCGGTTTGAGCTGATGGCCAGGGCGTACATCCCCTGACTCCTCTCCAAACCTGAGAAGCAAAATCAAGGATGAATCACAAAGAAAACATAACTAGAAGTTGGATAAATTGAACAGGTTGTTAACAGCTAATTCTGTTTTGAATACCAGGTTTATGTTTGTCGATGAAAAGATTTCAGAGAGAGTGCTGTAGTGTCAGAAACACTAAACATCTATAAAACACCCTGACCCTAGACATATTGTTGTAATCCTGAGAAGTGAGCGTGGCAAATACCTGGGATGAACCTCTGCCATTTCTGATCGATGTTGTAACCAACACAGTTGTTCCCAGATGGGAAGATGACAGTCTGCTCATCAAAGTAGCACAGGTTATTTGCCACGCCAGTCCGCAGACCAAAGCTGTAGTGACACTGGGCCACCACTCCAGACATCACACAGTCCTGTCACGTCAAAACTGTAGACTAAAATCTGCCAGTAAAAGGGAAAGAAGAAAAATAATTTGGGATTTTTATCTTTATGTAGCAGGACAAAGTCGAAAGGATACTAATTCAATTCTGTATGGCCATATGAATCATTTTCACCTTAATCTGAAATTGCCTCCTGTCCCTTGAAGCTTACATCTACAACTCCTGATCTTCAATACTTTTTATAGTTACTGGAACCGTAAAGGTCAACTTGGAAAATAAATTATCGTCTTATTTTACTAGGCTAGCTACTTATCTGTATTGAAAATACAAATTAATAAATCATTGTGTTATTTCGCAAAACTCCTTATTAATTACTTAATTTGAATATAGTGAGACTTCCGGTGATTGACATGCTATTTTTGCCGAAGCGTGGAAAATAATACGAATATAATGTTATCGTTAAATTCTATCACTATGGAGAAGCTTTCATACAATGCATAATTACATAATAAGTAACGAATATAACCAATTAAAGCATAAACCTATATCATTATAAATCGAATATATGTCATTTTTTCACGAGTTATACATGAGAgctgtagacagctacaaaagAAAACTTCGGATAGGAACATTTGATTACTTCGGGGCGGGTGTTTCACCGGAAGACATTTTCGGTGTACCCTTTACAGACGCCAATTCCTTCTCACGTGAACCGCTCCATGTGAGCACGGATTTTATGGTATTTGGTCCACAAAATCACTGTTTGTATCCAATCATTCTCGTTAACAATACCATGGATATTATTGAAGATGACGAGCAGTTAGGTGAGACGTCTGAGCAGGACAGCGAATTATCTGACGGAGAGGTAACCGGGTGTTTTATAGCGTGCTGGCGAACATTAGccagtttagctagctagttaactaacaATGTATCCGTTAACATTGTGTAGGTGCTTTACAAGGCGTAACTCTGCTGTGTTTTTCGTTTTCATTAGCTTCAAGATGCATTCGCAAAGGGATTGTTAAAGCCTGGGTTGAACTTTACAACACAAGAACCGAAGAAGATTGTCAACAATGTGGTGAGTTGACATGCGCACGTGTCTGCGACCAGAAAGCCACCATTGTCTCTCATTCATGCTTTATTCGACTCCTAAGTCACAAATTATTGGCTGTTCTAATATGATCTGTATTTGATTCATGGTTGTGGACAGGAGGGTTTGAAACAATGCCTCGCTGACTTTCGTAAGAACACACTACCCTGGATAGAGAGGCTGGACATGGTCAATCTCCCCGCTGATGACATCGTTGCCAAGTCCGAGGGCAGACTCGACAACAAGGCAAGTGAAGACATCAACCCAGATGACGACTTCCAGAGAGAGATGTTCTTGTAAGTGTCTAATGTCCATACAGGCTCATATCAGTGGACAGATAATTTGTTGTAATGATGCTGTCCTAGTCATAGCAATTGTAAAACATATCCTCTTTCATTGATCTCTTCCAGTTACCGTCAAGCCCAAGAAGCTGTTCTGGAAGCGATGCCCCGGCTACTGAAGCTGAAGATAGCCACCAAGAGACCTGAGGACTACTTTGCAGAGATGGCCAAGTCAGACCAGCAAATGCAGAAGGTAGGATGTCCTGATCTGGCCTTACTCCCAGAGAGATCTTGCCATCTGTCTTTATATGTATGTGACTGAATTGCATCAGGTTTGGATGAATCTCTCTGACCCaaactgttgaaaagtttgtCCAGCTATTCCTTTAGCCAGtaattcaaatcacattttatttatcACTTTTATTTGCTGAGTACAACAACCTTACACTGAAaggcttttttgtgtgtgtgtgtaaacccttatttaattaggcatgtcagacggcctaggaactgccttgctcaagggcagaatgacagatttttaccttgtcagctcggggattcggtcTTACAACCTTTTGGTTCGTGCCCCAGGTAGCCGCTACCTGCTTACttacaatgcagttcaagaaatagttaagaaaatatttactcaaTTAGCTGaagtaaaaaatgtaaactaaaccaacaaaataacaataaccacgctatatacaggaggtacaggttagtctaggtaatttgtacatgtaggtaaagtgaccatagataataaacagcgagtgtTAAAACAATGGGGGTGGTCAATGTTTTTACAGGCTTTTGGTAGATAAATGCATGCAaacaaataaacattgatttgcAAAAGGTATCGTGATGAAAATAAATATCCTCTGTAAATCACATTGGCTGTTGGAGGTTGGTTCAGACAGATTATGCAATTAGAAGACACCCTGTCTTGCACTTGTGCTCTTTAAGGaccttgcaacattgtatcatgGTAGTGGTGTTGTAATACTGGTGGATTCTCGGAACAGATGGATTTTAACGTTGTGGCTAGATGGAGTACAGCTGCAGTATTTTAGCTAAGCataaccctttccctaaccttaacctaattctcctaacctactACGCAAAGTCACTACTATTCCCATAGTTGTACTTTGTAGCCACAACCGTAGAAGCAATCAGTCCCGAGAAACCATCagtatcaaatttatttatatagcccttcgtacatcagctgatatctcaaagtgctgtacagaaacccagcctaaaaccccaaacagcaagcaatgcaggtgtagaagcagtaTCAGCACACAATGTTGGCGGACACAACTGTatgcacacaggggagaagtGTTTTGGTATTTTATGACGTTTTGCTAGATTACTCTTCATAAAAGAGAACTTTTTTACCTAGTCCACCAAGGAGTATTCCACTGATCTAATGCCTGGTTGAGTAGTTAGCTTAAAAATGCTAAAAACTGCAATGCTTGcttggtagctaactagctactttaCCAAGGTTGGAGGCAAGACAAGTGGAAAAATTAATTGACTCCCCAGCAGAGGTTTTGGCAAGCTaaatggatggagggagacatgCTTTGTGCAAGGCGCCAACGTACACTAGGTCGGCTATCATTTCTTGTATTATAATTGCAGTAATTTCCATGATGGTCATAATGAATTGGCAGTGGGCACTCCTAACAAAGCATTAAGAATTTAACATAGTCCAAATTGTGTATGCATACGCACAGCAGTGTTGAAGAATATTGGACTGTTGGCTTTCATACTTTTCTAATTCTTAGAGCTGTTCAGGCAATTTGTCCAACTGTCAATGCATTCAAATTAATAAAGGGTGCGTACCGGAGACACATTTGGTGGGAATTGTAGGGAGGTGCACATTCGGGCTGTTCGTCCCTCGTGGCTGTTTGTCTCAGAGCCGTGTAGCTAGGTATGTCACAATGGGGCGTCGGACTATCGTCTCCTGGTGTCTGTGGACCGTGATTTACACTTTACCCGACACGTGGCTGGCATCCAACTGAGATTCTATTTGATATGCACATTTGTCCAGCAATTTCAAATCTGGTCGAAACACTGGTGTGGTCATGAATAATGCGATCCTTTATCTTTTCCTACAGATCAGGAAGAAACTCATCACGAAGCAGATCATGATGGAGAAGTCGGAAAAGGCCAAGAAACTAAGAGAACAGAGGAAGTATGGCAAGAAGGTCAGTCTCCTTTCATCTTTCATGACAGCAGTGGGGGTCTCACTGGAATTGTACTTTTTTTTATTATATCCTCTTGGTGAATGTGATCTTATGAAATTTGTGTTGTAGGTACAAGTAGAGGTTAttcagaagagacagagggagaagaaggccATGATGTCTTCAGTGAAGAGGTATCAAAAAGGTGGGTCCTCAGTTCTGCATGTTTTGTTTACCACCCAAGTCACCCATCTTGTTTGCACTATTTTGGTTGGTAAGTTGCTTTGGgtgacatctgctaaatgtgaTTCATAACGGTAAACACCCTCCTCTCTTGCAGGCATGACTGACAAACTGGACTTCCTGGAAGGAGATCAGAAGACTGCTAAAGGAGGCGCTCCAGCTAAAGGAGGTGCAGGGAAAGGGGCCGGTGGCCAAACACCTGATAAAAAGGCCATGAACAAGAAAGGGTAAGATGCTGCACAGACATGGGAATGTTGTTCACAATGCTTCTTCAACTACCTACCTATATTCAGTGCTTTTATATCAAATCTATATGTACTTGGACTAAAACTGAAGTCTCTGACTTGACAGGCCCAATGCTAAGAGGAAGTATAAAGACCAGAGGTTTGGCTTTGGCGGGAAGAAAAGTGGAACCAAGTGGAACACCAAGGACAGCCACAACGATGTGTCAGGGTTCCGAGCCAAGGTGGCTCATGggaaaggaggaaagggagggaaaggaggcAAAGCAGGACCAGGCGGAAGGGGCCCCGCCAAAGGAGGGGCTGTAAGTCACTGACAGGAAACCATGATTGGGTCATACAATATCACATTTTGAATTAAAATATtgtgtttatagtgttggtaCATTTGGTTTGTTATTGAAAAAAGTTAGTAGTTTTGTCATTTTGATCCCTTTTTCTTCAATCCCTTCAGAAACGACCGGGCAAGAATGCACGCAAGAAGATGAAGAGTCGCTCCTAAAGAGGTGTGTGTTGTCTTCGGTCTTTGCCACACTGCATCCCAACTTCTGGAAGGAGGTAATATTAGAGAgaagtcctctctttctcttcttgaTCACACACACCACCCTTCATGGAGCCCTTGGGGCAGTGGACTGATGAGGCCTTTTGTGTGATGATGTCCTTCCTAGAGTATCACCAAGACTACAAGATGTCCTTCCTAGAGTATCACCAAGATGTCCTTCCTAGAGTATCACCAAGACGACAAGCTTTAGAATGTCTCTATATGAAAACCAGACAGCGATACTAAAcatgccaaattcaatgtttttttaaatggtttaaaCCTCTAACATGAATATGGACATCAACGGTACAATGACATTTTATTATCATCAGTAAAATAAATCCATGTATCTTTTAAAGGAGATCTTTATACTTTGTTGTAAGGCATCTACCTTTTTGAAACTATTTGCTGAAAGTGAAAACAATGATGAAGCCACTTCCACAAATGTATGTCATCTAGTTTGAGTAAATACTTGATAGATTTTTGTAAAATGCACACTTTGCAAGTCTGCTTATTGACCCCCTGATTCACTACCTTTTAGGGATGTGACATTTTCTAATATTGAACAGCTGTTGTGTTTGGCCTTTTCCATGTATCAATATTATTGTGTAGTGGGCCAATGTATTACTTTCTATAGATCTGGGTAAATGTTTCTTCTGCAAACAGGTTGCCGGTATGACAATAGTTGGTACATTTTGGCCAAGAATAACCCCTTctctagcctgagtgccagtctgtgcTATTATACCAACTAATTTCATGCTGAGTTTTGCTTGACCATGACTGATGGAGATGGCAAGAGCACAAACGGGGACCAGGCTACACCAGCATCTGTTTAACTTGAATGAATGATTAGTATGCTGCTTCATGTTTCTCTTGTGTGGTGTttgttataaactgggtgtttcAAGCCTTGGATGCTGATTgactgaaagccgtggtatacggtctgatatatcacggttggtaaccagtttataataacattaaggcaccttgggggtttgtggtacatggtcaatataccatggctacaggttgtatccaggcactctgcgttgcacACAAGAACAGCCCttggctgtggtatattggccatataccacacccccctgggccttattgcttaattacagTAGGTCTGCCTGCAACCAGTTACATTGTATTTCCTTTGGACAGTAAAGTATTATTCTTCATAGCTGTGTTTCCACTAAATTTTTATCCAGTAAAGAGACCAATGACCCAGGTTATCATAATGAAGTCTGGTAGGTTGTAGATCTAACCCAGGTTATCATAATGAAGGCTGTAGATCTAACCCAGGTTCTGTGTCTGTTCTTTCAGACGCCATGCTGCGTCCATGTACTTGGTGATCTCCGAGTTCTGCCGTGACCAGTTCAGTCTTCTATCGCTGCGATCTGAAACCATCTCAGGGCAGAAAAGTTATTTTAGAGGGCGCTGACAACAGGCTTAGGACACTCAGACAGCGGACATGACAACTTGTTACAACAAATACCTGGAATTAAAGGGGACACAACTTGTCAAACCATTTTGAAAAGTAGCTATTTTCCTGCTCATCACTTGCAAAGAGGGGTTTCTTACCAGAGGTCTGGATATCCAGCCTATCTCCTGGCTCTCAGTTTGGGGGTGAGTGTATTTCTTGGTTGGCTCCAAACAAGCCCTGTGGATGGCCCTTAGGAAAGCAGCTGGGGGATACAACAATCAGACAGGGTTTCCCAAACGgtcctgggtgcacgttttgggttTTGCCCCGCACCACACAGCTGTTTCAAATAATGGAGTTGGTTATTTTAATCAGCTGTATAGTCCTTGGGTAACGATCAAAACGTGAACACGGAGGGCCCCATGACAGTTTGAGAAACCCTGATCTAACAGACTGGCCAACACCTCATAACATTGAAGAGCTTTTAGGCATACTTACGGTCCTCCTGCACTTTGTCGTGTGTCTTGTTGCCAGCCATAGGTTTGTCAGTCAAAATGTGAAC harbors:
- the cfap144 gene encoding cilia- and flagella-associated protein 144 is translated as MASAKQSKEKDPADIVNQNAIHIETIKKENRSQKVYTLFSINPYKRLHILTDKPMAGNKTHDKVQEDPAFLRAIHRACLEPTKKYTHPQTESQEIGWISRPLMVSDRSDRRLNWSRQNSEITKYMDAAWRLKEQTQNLG
- the LOC109902862 gene encoding probable rRNA-processing protein EBP2; translation: MSFFHELYMRAVDSYKRKLRIGTFDYFGAGVSPEDIFGVPFTDANSFSREPLHVSTDFMVFGPQNHCLYPIILVNNTMDIIEDDEQLGETSEQDSELSDGELQDAFAKGLLKPGLNFTTQEPKKIVNNVEGLKQCLADFRKNTLPWIERLDMVNLPADDIVAKSEGRLDNKASEDINPDDDFQREMFFYRQAQEAVLEAMPRLLKLKIATKRPEDYFAEMAKSDQQMQKIRKKLITKQIMMEKSEKAKKLREQRKYGKKVQVEVIQKRQREKKAMMSSVKRYQKGMTDKLDFLEGDQKTAKGGAPAKGGAGKGAGGQTPDKKAMNKKGPNAKRKYKDQRFGFGGKKSGTKWNTKDSHNDVSGFRAKVAHGKGGKGGKGGKAGPGGRGPAKGGAKRPGKNARKKMKSRS